The following coding sequences are from one Geothrix sp. window:
- a CDS encoding sulfate/molybdate ABC transporter ATP-binding protein — translation MSIEVRNLTKRLGGKTILDRVSLDIPEGSLVALLGPSGSGKTTLLRIIAGLETPDEGEVLVRGEATTIRAPKDRHVGFVFQHYALFPHMSVRQNVAFGLEVKPRAQRPSREAIRVRVDELLGLIQLDSYGNRLPSELSGGQRQRVALARALAVEPSVLLLDEPFGALDAQVRAELRQWLRRLHDVSKVTTVLVTHDQEEAMEVADTVAVMNRAHIEQVGHPRDIYDHPATAFVAQFVGQMNRLHQVDEGTAFARPHEMEISLDPRDGEPARVARMVSMGPLVHLRLRLPSDQELEVHLTRERLQQLQIIEGTRIFVRPSRIQIFAEDYSI, via the coding sequence ATGAGCATCGAAGTCAGGAACCTCACCAAGCGCCTGGGCGGCAAGACCATCCTGGACCGCGTGAGCCTCGACATCCCCGAGGGCAGCCTCGTGGCCCTGCTGGGGCCCAGCGGCTCGGGCAAGACCACCCTGCTGCGCATCATCGCGGGGCTCGAGACGCCGGATGAAGGCGAGGTGCTGGTGCGGGGCGAAGCCACCACCATCCGCGCCCCCAAGGATCGCCACGTGGGCTTCGTGTTCCAGCACTACGCGCTCTTTCCCCACATGAGCGTCCGGCAGAACGTGGCCTTCGGCCTGGAGGTCAAGCCCCGCGCCCAGCGGCCCTCCCGCGAGGCCATCCGCGTCCGCGTGGACGAGCTGCTCGGGCTCATCCAGCTGGACAGCTACGGAAACCGCCTGCCTTCGGAGCTGAGCGGAGGCCAGCGGCAGCGCGTGGCCCTGGCCCGGGCCCTGGCGGTGGAACCCAGCGTGCTGCTGCTGGACGAGCCCTTCGGCGCCCTGGACGCCCAGGTGCGCGCGGAGCTGCGCCAGTGGCTGCGCCGCCTGCACGATGTCTCCAAGGTCACCACCGTGCTGGTCACCCACGACCAGGAGGAGGCCATGGAGGTGGCCGACACCGTGGCCGTCATGAACCGCGCGCACATCGAGCAGGTGGGCCATCCCAGGGATATCTACGACCACCCCGCCACCGCCTTCGTGGCCCAGTTCGTGGGGCAGATGAACCGGCTCCACCAGGTGGACGAGGGCACCGCCTTCGCCCGCCCCCACGAGATGGAGATCAGCCTCGATCCTCGGGACGGCGAGCCCGCCCGGGTGGCCCGCATGGTGTCCATGGGGCCCCTGGTCCACCTGCGCCTGCGGCTCCCCTCGGACCAGGAGCTGGAGGTCCACCTCACGCGGGAGCGTCTCCAGCAGCTCCAGATCATCGAGGGCACGCGGATCTTCGTCCGGCCGAGCCGGATCCAGATCTTCGCCGAGGACTACAGCATCTGA
- the cysW gene encoding sulfate ABC transporter permease subunit CysW translates to MSDLHLLADGVGEPAWLRRSLIAIAVAFMAVFLLLPLANIFHAALSEGWRVFLASLHDENAAAAIRLSLLSTLSAVLISGVFGLAAAWLLGRHRIPGHGLWVAILDLPFAISPVVAGLMFVLLCGQDGWLGPWFDRHGIQVIFAKPGIVLATAFVTFPFVARELLPLVQALGPEAEEAARLLGASPWQTFWRVTLPALKWGLLYGVILCASRAMGEFGAVSVVSGHIRGETMTLPLHIEAVYNEYQFGAAFACASLLSLMALVSLALKSFVAWRARRDRESA, encoded by the coding sequence ATGTCTGACCTTCACCTTCTCGCCGACGGAGTCGGCGAGCCAGCCTGGCTAAGACGGAGCCTCATCGCCATCGCCGTGGCTTTCATGGCGGTGTTCCTGCTGCTGCCCCTGGCCAACATCTTCCACGCGGCCCTGTCGGAAGGTTGGAGGGTGTTCCTCGCCAGCCTCCACGACGAGAACGCGGCGGCCGCCATTCGCCTGAGCCTCCTGAGCACGCTATCGGCGGTGCTCATCAGCGGCGTGTTCGGGCTGGCGGCGGCCTGGCTCTTGGGCCGCCACCGGATCCCCGGCCATGGCCTCTGGGTGGCCATCCTGGACCTGCCCTTCGCCATCTCGCCGGTGGTGGCGGGCCTGATGTTCGTGCTGCTCTGCGGGCAGGACGGCTGGCTGGGCCCCTGGTTCGACCGCCACGGCATCCAGGTCATCTTCGCCAAGCCGGGCATCGTGCTGGCCACGGCCTTCGTGACCTTCCCCTTCGTGGCCCGGGAGCTGCTGCCGCTGGTGCAGGCCCTGGGCCCCGAAGCGGAGGAGGCCGCCCGGCTGCTGGGCGCCTCGCCCTGGCAGACCTTCTGGCGGGTCACCCTGCCCGCGCTGAAGTGGGGCCTGCTCTACGGTGTGATCCTCTGCGCCAGCCGCGCCATGGGCGAGTTCGGGGCCGTGAGCGTGGTCAGCGGCCACATCCGCGGCGAGACCATGACGCTGCCCCTGCACATCGAGGCCGTCTACAACGAGTACCAGTTCGGGGCGGCCTTCGCCTGCGCCTCGCTGCTGAGCCTCATGGCCCTGGTGAGCCTGGCCCTGAAATCCTTCGTCGCCTGGCGGGCCCGCCGGGACCGGGAGTCGGCATGA
- the cysT gene encoding sulfate ABC transporter permease subunit CysT has protein sequence MTFTRRPGFTLSAGITLLGTSLMILLPLAALALKAVHAKAGTFGAVLGQPRVVAACLFSLGAAFAAALFNLVWGTLIAWVLVRYPFPGRRLADALVDLPFALPTAVAGLTLSSLYGPKGWIGHLIPFPVIYNRLGVVLALSFVSLPFVVRSLQPVLEELPREMEEAAACLGASRWATLRKVVLPQLMPALLSGFALSFARAVGEYGSVVFVSGNLPFKTEIAPLLIVVKLEQYDYDGAVALAVIMLSISLLVLVGIHLLHRRFGGPGHV, from the coding sequence GTGACCTTCACCCGCCGCCCCGGCTTCACCCTCAGCGCGGGCATCACCCTGCTGGGCACGAGCCTCATGATCCTGCTGCCCCTGGCGGCGCTTGCCCTCAAGGCGGTCCACGCCAAGGCGGGCACGTTCGGGGCGGTGCTCGGCCAGCCGCGGGTGGTGGCGGCCTGCCTCTTCAGCCTGGGGGCCGCCTTCGCGGCGGCCCTCTTCAACCTGGTGTGGGGCACCCTCATCGCCTGGGTGCTGGTGCGCTACCCCTTTCCGGGGCGGCGTCTGGCAGATGCCCTGGTGGACCTGCCCTTCGCCCTGCCCACGGCCGTGGCGGGCCTCACCCTGTCCTCGCTCTACGGCCCCAAGGGCTGGATCGGGCACCTGATCCCGTTTCCCGTGATCTACAACCGCCTGGGCGTGGTGCTGGCCCTCAGCTTCGTGAGCCTGCCCTTCGTGGTGCGCAGCCTCCAGCCCGTGCTGGAGGAGCTGCCCCGCGAGATGGAGGAGGCCGCCGCCTGCCTCGGCGCCAGCCGCTGGGCCACCCTGCGCAAGGTGGTGCTGCCCCAGCTCATGCCGGCGCTCCTCAGCGGCTTCGCCCTCTCCTTCGCGCGGGCCGTGGGCGAGTACGGCAGCGTGGTCTTCGTCTCGGGCAACCTGCCCTTCAAGACCGAGATCGCGCCCCTGCTCATCGTGGTGAAGCTGGAACAGTACGACTACGACGGGGCCGTGGCGCTGGCCGTGATCATGCTCAGCATCTCCCTCCTGGTGCTGGTAGGCATCCACCTGCTGCATCGCCGCTTCGGGGGGCCCGGCCATGTCTGA
- a CDS encoding sulfate ABC transporter substrate-binding protein — MTSRLRALLLLATLGLALQAQEVKLLNVSYDPTRELYQAINPAFAAHWKAKTGQTVTIAQSHGGSGKQARSVIDGLPADVVTLALAHDIDALATQRQLLPADWQKRLPGNSSPYLSTVVFLVRAGNPKGIRDWNDLLKPGVQIITPNPKTSGGARWNYLAAWGQALKQKDGSEAKARAYVAELFKRVPVLDSGARGATTTFVERGLGDVLLAWENEALLVTEGTGKGKFQIVLPSSSILAEPSVAWVDKVVQKKGTAAVAKAYLEFLYTPEAQKLIAQNGYRPSDPKALKAAGARFPQLKLFTIADTFGGWDRAHDAHFKDGGSFDQIVATR, encoded by the coding sequence ATGACCTCACGCCTCCGCGCCCTTCTGCTCCTCGCCACCCTGGGCCTCGCCCTCCAGGCGCAGGAAGTCAAGCTCCTCAACGTCTCCTACGACCCCACCCGCGAGCTCTACCAGGCCATCAACCCCGCCTTCGCCGCCCACTGGAAGGCGAAGACCGGCCAGACCGTCACCATCGCCCAGTCCCACGGTGGCTCGGGCAAGCAGGCCCGCTCCGTCATCGACGGCCTTCCGGCCGATGTCGTCACCCTCGCCCTGGCCCACGACATCGACGCCCTGGCCACCCAGCGCCAGCTGCTGCCCGCGGATTGGCAGAAGCGCCTGCCCGGCAACAGCTCGCCCTACCTCTCCACCGTGGTGTTCCTGGTGCGGGCCGGCAATCCCAAGGGCATCCGCGACTGGAACGACCTGCTCAAGCCTGGCGTCCAGATCATCACGCCGAACCCCAAGACCAGCGGCGGCGCCCGCTGGAACTACCTGGCGGCCTGGGGCCAGGCCCTCAAGCAGAAGGATGGCTCCGAGGCCAAGGCCCGGGCCTACGTGGCAGAGCTCTTCAAGCGCGTTCCGGTGCTGGACAGCGGCGCCCGTGGCGCCACCACCACCTTCGTGGAGCGCGGTCTCGGCGACGTGCTGCTGGCCTGGGAGAACGAGGCCCTGCTGGTGACCGAGGGCACGGGCAAGGGCAAGTTCCAGATCGTGCTGCCCTCCTCCAGCATCCTCGCCGAGCCCTCCGTGGCCTGGGTGGACAAGGTGGTGCAGAAGAAGGGCACGGCCGCCGTGGCCAAGGCCTACCTGGAGTTCCTCTACACGCCCGAGGCCCAGAAGCTCATCGCCCAGAACGGCTACCGCCCCTCGGACCCCAAGGCCCTCAAGGCCGCCGGGGCGAGGTTTCCGCAGCTGAAGCTCTTCACCATCGCCGACACTTTCGGCGGCTGGGACCGCGCCCACGACGCCCACTTCAAGGACGGCGGCAGCTTCGACCAGATCGTGGCCACCCGGTAG
- a CDS encoding sulfate adenylyltransferase subunit 1: protein MSHDTLVDNGLLRFITCGSVDDGKSTLIGRLLFDSKAILADALDALAVSSRKRGLDEVDLSLLTDGLSAEREQGITIDVAYRYFSTGTRKYILADAPGHEQYTRNMVTGASTADLAIVLIDARKGVLPQTRRHMTLAQVMGLRHVVVAINKMDLVGYDESIFQRIRSEVEPLARKLGIADIQYIPLSALKGDMVVERGDRLDWYEGPTLMAFLDGVELGAEDLEAPFRFPVQLVCRPRTESLLDYRGYQGRIESGSVARGDVVTILPSGIRTTVRRVEFFGRDLARGIVGQSVTLHLEDDVDISRGDLIAGSVGAPARSRDLNATLCWFSERPLDPMSRLILRHGTREVRAKVTAILGRMDLQALESIPADELRMNDIATVSLRLQQPIAADPHAWVRSGGTFILIDEATHATLAAGLVLAQESY from the coding sequence ATGAGCCACGACACTTTGGTGGACAACGGCCTCCTCCGCTTCATCACCTGCGGCAGCGTGGATGATGGCAAGAGCACCCTCATCGGACGCCTGCTCTTCGACAGCAAGGCCATCCTGGCGGACGCCCTGGATGCCCTGGCAGTGTCGAGCCGCAAGCGCGGCCTGGACGAGGTGGACCTCTCGCTGCTGACCGACGGCCTCTCCGCCGAGCGGGAGCAGGGCATCACCATCGACGTGGCCTACCGCTACTTCAGCACCGGCACCCGCAAGTACATCCTGGCGGACGCCCCGGGCCACGAGCAGTACACCCGCAACATGGTGACCGGCGCCTCCACGGCGGACCTGGCCATCGTCCTCATCGATGCTCGAAAAGGAGTACTGCCCCAGACCCGGCGCCACATGACGCTGGCCCAGGTCATGGGCCTGCGCCACGTGGTGGTGGCCATCAACAAGATGGACCTGGTGGGTTACGACGAGAGCATCTTCCAGCGCATCCGCAGCGAGGTGGAACCCCTCGCCCGCAAGCTGGGGATCGCCGACATCCAGTACATCCCCCTGTCGGCCCTCAAGGGCGACATGGTGGTGGAGCGGGGCGACCGCCTGGACTGGTACGAGGGGCCCACCCTGATGGCCTTCCTCGATGGCGTGGAGCTGGGCGCCGAGGACCTGGAGGCGCCCTTCCGCTTCCCCGTCCAGCTGGTGTGCCGCCCGCGCACGGAATCCCTCCTCGACTACCGCGGCTACCAGGGGCGCATCGAAAGCGGCTCCGTGGCCCGCGGCGACGTGGTGACCATCCTGCCCTCGGGCATCCGCACCACGGTGCGGCGGGTGGAGTTCTTCGGGCGGGATCTGGCCCGGGGCATCGTGGGGCAGAGCGTGACCCTCCACCTGGAGGATGACGTGGACATCAGCCGGGGCGACCTCATCGCCGGCAGCGTCGGCGCCCCGGCCCGGAGCCGCGACCTGAACGCCACCCTCTGCTGGTTCAGCGAGCGGCCCCTGGATCCCATGAGCCGGCTCATCCTGCGCCATGGCACCCGCGAGGTGCGGGCCAAGGTCACGGCCATCCTCGGCCGCATGGACCTCCAGGCCCTGGAATCCATCCCCGCGGACGAGCTGCGCATGAACGACATCGCCACCGTGAGCCTCCGGCTCCAGCAGCCCATCGCCGCGGATCCCCACGCCTGGGTGCGCAGCGGGGGGACCTTCATCCTCATCGACGAGGCCACCCATGCGACCCTCGCCGCGGGCCTGGTGCTGGCCCAGGAATCCTACTGA
- the cysD gene encoding sulfate adenylyltransferase subunit CysD, translating to MTQTLTHLEALESEAIHILREVAGQCSNPALLFSGGKDSLVLLRLAEKAFRPGRFPFPLVHIDTGHNYPEVIAFRDHRAAELGERLIVRTLDESIAKGRVVLRHPSESRNRHQSVTLLDAVEEFKFDCLIGGARRDEEKARAKERIFSFRDEFGQWDPKNQRPELWNLYNARIHPGEHIRAFPISNWTELDVWQYIEEEDLELPSIYFAHEREVVLLPGGALLPVTDLTPVPVGAIAVRRTVRFRTVGDISCTAPVLSEARTLAAIVKETATTELTERGATRLDDQTSEASMEQRKKEGYF from the coding sequence ATGACCCAGACCCTCACGCACCTCGAAGCCCTGGAATCCGAGGCCATCCACATCCTCCGGGAGGTGGCGGGCCAGTGCTCGAACCCCGCCCTGCTCTTCAGCGGCGGCAAGGACAGCCTCGTGCTGCTGCGGCTGGCGGAGAAGGCCTTCCGGCCCGGCCGCTTCCCCTTCCCCCTGGTGCACATCGACACGGGCCACAACTATCCGGAGGTGATCGCCTTCCGCGATCATCGCGCCGCCGAGCTGGGCGAGCGGCTCATCGTCCGCACCCTGGACGAGAGCATCGCCAAGGGCCGGGTCGTGCTGCGCCACCCGAGCGAAAGCCGCAACCGCCACCAGAGCGTGACCCTGCTGGACGCGGTGGAGGAGTTCAAGTTCGACTGCCTCATCGGCGGCGCCCGCCGGGACGAGGAGAAGGCCCGCGCCAAGGAGCGCATCTTCAGCTTCCGCGACGAGTTCGGCCAGTGGGACCCCAAGAACCAGCGGCCCGAGCTGTGGAACCTCTACAACGCCCGCATCCACCCCGGCGAGCACATCCGCGCCTTCCCCATCTCCAACTGGACCGAGCTGGACGTGTGGCAGTACATCGAAGAGGAGGACCTGGAGCTGCCCTCCATCTACTTCGCCCACGAGCGCGAGGTGGTGCTGCTGCCGGGCGGGGCCCTGCTGCCCGTGACGGACCTGACGCCCGTGCCGGTGGGCGCGATCGCCGTCCGCAGGACCGTCCGCTTCCGCACCGTGGGCGACATCAGCTGCACCGCCCCCGTACTCAGCGAGGCCCGCACCTTGGCGGCCATCGTCAAGGAGACCGCCACCACGGAGCTCACGGAGCGGGGCGCCACGCGCCTCGACGACCAGACCAGCGAGGCCTCCATGGAGCAGCGCAAGAAGGAGGGCTACTTCTGA
- a CDS encoding phosphoadenylyl-sulfate reductase: MAETFPLPPAGLDAQALVQWAADTFGDELALACSAGVEDSVVVHLASQTGRSLRVFMLDTGRLHPETHDTFERLRRRYPQLRFEVYSPEGADVEALVNAQGLFGFRDSLAQRQACCEIRKLRPLKRALAGSRAWLTGLRREQSPTRADLAPAEGDGGTPERLKVAPLLDWDQARLWAFVAEHGIPTHPLHDQGYPSIGCAPCTRAIQPGEDIRAGRWWWERPEHKECGLHHRPSKG, translated from the coding sequence ATGGCCGAGACCTTCCCCCTGCCCCCCGCGGGCCTCGACGCCCAGGCCCTCGTCCAGTGGGCCGCCGATACCTTCGGCGACGAGCTGGCCCTGGCCTGCAGCGCGGGCGTGGAGGACAGCGTGGTTGTCCACTTGGCTTCCCAGACTGGTCGCAGCCTGCGTGTCTTCATGCTGGATACGGGACGCCTGCATCCCGAGACCCACGACACCTTCGAGCGGCTGCGCAGGCGCTATCCTCAACTCCGTTTCGAGGTCTACTCGCCGGAGGGCGCGGATGTGGAGGCCCTGGTGAACGCGCAAGGACTCTTCGGGTTCCGTGACAGCTTGGCCCAGCGCCAGGCCTGCTGCGAGATCCGCAAGCTGCGGCCGCTGAAGCGGGCCCTCGCCGGCTCCCGGGCCTGGCTCACGGGGCTGCGCCGCGAGCAGAGCCCCACCCGCGCGGACCTGGCGCCCGCCGAAGGCGACGGGGGCACGCCCGAGCGCCTGAAGGTCGCGCCCCTGCTGGACTGGGACCAGGCGAGGTTGTGGGCCTTCGTGGCCGAACACGGCATCCCCACGCACCCCCTGCACGACCAGGGCTATCCCTCCATCGGCTGCGCCCCCTGCACGCGGGCCATCCAGCCCGGCGAAGATATCCGCGCGGGCCGCTGGTGGTGGGAACGGCCCGAGCACAAGGAATGCGGACTCCACCACCGGCCGAGCAAGGGATGA
- a CDS encoding NADPH-dependent assimilatory sulfite reductase hemoprotein subunit — protein sequence MTASPIEALKAGSRHLRGSLAEELASPEPSFSKEAQTLVKFHGLYQQKDRFEKEKPPVLMLRGRIPGGRLSAGQYLAWDDLADRYGDGTLRLTSRQSIELHGVLKGDLKATLQGLHAALQTTKGACGDVVRTVTQAPNPWLRRDLAQLDAVVDRLAAHFQAVSNAYAEIWLDGERVNPEKEQERLFGATYLPRKFKFSVTVAGENLVDLYTNDVGLAATFGADRILDGFFVVAGGGMGMTHGDDTTFPRVADLLGWIPEAAAIPVAEAIVGVHRDEGSREDRKRARLKYVIARKGLPWFKAEVEARAGIRFEERPLPPWRTTPVLGWLERSDGTLALGLSIPAGRIAGRLKAALREVITTFHPGVQLSPDQDLILLGLNPEVRGEVEALFLSHGHPLEAADPLAARAMACVALPLCGLALIDAERVLPDRLADIRAALGRRGLADRSLLFRMTGCANGCARPYTAELALVGQTGKSYALFVGGDPEGTRLAFPVAHKVTVEAFPAALDHLFSAWAQEGRPGEAFGDFATRVGAQRLRPTLEEQA from the coding sequence ATGACCGCCAGCCCCATCGAAGCCCTCAAGGCCGGTTCCCGCCACCTGCGGGGGAGCCTCGCCGAGGAGCTCGCCAGTCCGGAGCCCTCCTTCTCCAAGGAGGCCCAGACCCTGGTGAAGTTCCACGGCCTCTACCAGCAGAAGGACCGCTTCGAGAAGGAGAAGCCGCCGGTGCTGATGCTGCGCGGCCGCATCCCAGGGGGCCGCCTCAGCGCTGGACAGTACCTGGCCTGGGATGACCTCGCGGACCGCTACGGCGATGGCACCCTGCGGCTCACCTCGCGCCAGAGCATCGAGCTGCACGGCGTCCTCAAGGGCGACCTCAAGGCCACGCTGCAGGGCCTCCACGCGGCCCTGCAGACCACCAAGGGCGCCTGCGGCGACGTGGTGCGCACGGTGACCCAGGCGCCGAATCCCTGGTTGCGGCGCGACCTCGCGCAACTGGACGCGGTGGTGGATCGCCTCGCCGCGCACTTCCAGGCCGTGTCCAACGCCTATGCGGAGATCTGGCTGGATGGCGAGCGCGTGAACCCGGAGAAGGAGCAGGAGCGCCTCTTCGGCGCCACGTACCTGCCCCGCAAGTTCAAGTTCAGCGTCACCGTGGCGGGCGAGAACCTGGTGGACCTCTACACCAACGACGTGGGCCTGGCGGCCACCTTCGGCGCGGACCGGATCCTGGATGGCTTCTTCGTGGTGGCGGGGGGCGGCATGGGCATGACCCACGGCGATGACACCACCTTCCCCCGGGTGGCGGACCTGCTGGGCTGGATCCCCGAGGCGGCGGCGATCCCCGTGGCCGAGGCCATCGTGGGCGTGCACCGGGACGAGGGCAGCCGCGAGGACCGCAAGCGGGCCCGCCTGAAATACGTGATCGCCCGCAAGGGCCTGCCCTGGTTCAAGGCCGAGGTCGAGGCCCGCGCCGGGATCCGCTTCGAGGAGCGCCCCCTGCCGCCCTGGCGCACCACGCCGGTGCTGGGCTGGCTGGAGCGCAGCGACGGTACCTTGGCTTTGGGACTCTCCATTCCTGCGGGACGCATCGCAGGGCGACTCAAGGCCGCCCTGCGTGAGGTGATAACGACCTTCCATCCTGGGGTTCAACTCAGCCCGGATCAGGACCTGATCCTCCTCGGCTTGAACCCGGAAGTCCGGGGCGAAGTGGAGGCCCTGTTCCTGAGCCACGGCCATCCTCTGGAAGCCGCGGATCCCCTGGCGGCCCGGGCCATGGCCTGCGTGGCCCTGCCCCTCTGCGGGCTGGCCCTCATCGACGCGGAGCGGGTCCTCCCCGACCGCCTGGCGGACATCCGCGCGGCGCTGGGCCGCCGGGGCCTCGCCGACCGCAGCCTCCTCTTCCGCATGACCGGCTGCGCCAATGGCTGCGCCCGCCCCTACACCGCCGAGCTGGCCCTGGTGGGCCAGACCGGCAAGAGCTACGCGCTCTTCGTGGGCGGTGATCCCGAGGGCACCCGCCTGGCCTTCCCCGTGGCCCACAAGGTGACGGTGGAGGCCTTCCCCGCGGCCCTGGACCACCTCTTCTCGGCATGGGCCCAGGAGGGCCGACCCGGCGAGGCCTTCGGGGATTTCGCGACCCGTGTGGGCGCCCAGCGCCTGCGCCCCACCCTCGAGGAGCAAGCCTGA
- a CDS encoding precorrin-2 dehydrogenase/sirohydrochlorin ferrochelatase family protein, producing MSLLPLFLDLRGKRVLVVGAGSVAQAKLRALRPTGCRLRVVALAFTRPFLDELEGFDAELRTGAFAPEDLEGAHLVISATNDPHANAFVAAQARARGLWVNAVDDAASCDALFPSVLRRGPFVAAISTEGAFAGLSRVVREALEGLVPDETLPEFEALVRLRQELKRTLPDPARRAEVLRSLLRQLQEEVLPVEVRP from the coding sequence ATGAGCCTGCTGCCCCTGTTTCTGGATCTCCGCGGGAAGCGGGTGCTCGTGGTGGGCGCCGGGAGCGTCGCGCAGGCTAAGCTGCGGGCCCTCCGGCCCACGGGCTGCCGCCTGCGCGTCGTCGCCCTGGCCTTCACCCGGCCCTTCCTTGACGAGCTGGAGGGCTTCGACGCGGAGCTCCGCACGGGGGCCTTCGCCCCGGAGGATCTGGAGGGCGCCCACCTGGTCATCAGCGCCACCAATGATCCGCACGCCAACGCCTTCGTGGCCGCCCAGGCGCGGGCCCGGGGCCTGTGGGTCAATGCCGTGGACGATGCCGCCTCCTGCGATGCCCTCTTTCCCAGCGTGCTGCGCCGGGGCCCCTTCGTGGCCGCCATTTCCACCGAGGGCGCCTTCGCCGGCCTGAGCCGCGTGGTGCGGGAGGCCCTCGAGGGCCTGGTGCCGGACGAGACCCTCCCCGAATTCGAAGCCCTGGTCCGTCTCCGCCAGGAGCTGAAGCGGACGCTACCTGATCCTGCCCGCCGTGCCGAGGTGCTCCGCTCCCTCCTGCGCCAGCTCCAGGAAGAGGTTCTCCCCGTGGAGGTGCGCCCATGA
- the cobA gene encoding uroporphyrinogen-III C-methyltransferase, whose protein sequence is MSHLPSQPPGFVSLVGAGPGSPDLITVRGLRALEAAEVILYDALIDPAFATLFPAGALAIAVGKRCGRTSTPQADIHQLMIGHARAGRRVARLKGGDPLIFARGGEEALALEAAGVPFEVIPGVSALQAAAAGAGFPLTHREVSRRITILEGHHLPDSPAAWRDLAASRGTIAVYMGTRTLQGLARTLLDHGAPPGLPVALVEQAQCPGQTSTFSTLAHAAAGSLHPVTDGPGILFIGESLHHRFHPTQELSHEPAAPVSGSPREAGARGGRRERRAG, encoded by the coding sequence ATGTCCCACCTCCCCTCCCAGCCCCCGGGATTCGTCAGCCTCGTCGGAGCTGGCCCCGGCAGTCCCGACTTGATCACGGTCCGGGGCCTCCGGGCGCTGGAGGCGGCCGAGGTCATCCTCTACGACGCCCTGATCGATCCCGCCTTCGCGACCCTGTTCCCCGCCGGCGCCCTGGCCATCGCCGTGGGCAAGCGCTGTGGCAGGACCAGCACCCCGCAGGCCGACATCCACCAGCTGATGATCGGCCACGCGCGGGCCGGCCGGCGGGTGGCACGCCTCAAGGGTGGCGATCCCCTCATCTTCGCGCGGGGCGGCGAGGAGGCCCTGGCCCTCGAAGCCGCGGGCGTCCCCTTCGAGGTGATCCCCGGCGTGAGCGCCCTCCAGGCCGCCGCGGCGGGCGCGGGCTTCCCCCTCACCCACCGCGAGGTCAGCCGCCGCATCACGATCCTGGAGGGGCACCACCTGCCCGACTCGCCGGCCGCGTGGCGGGACCTGGCCGCCTCCCGCGGCACCATCGCCGTCTACATGGGCACCCGCACGCTCCAGGGCCTGGCGCGCACCCTGCTGGACCACGGCGCCCCGCCGGGTCTGCCGGTGGCGCTGGTGGAGCAGGCCCAGTGTCCCGGCCAGACCAGCACCTTCTCGACCCTGGCCCACGCCGCCGCCGGCTCCCTCCACCCCGTCACCGATGGCCCCGGAATCCTCTTCATCGGCGAGTCCCTCCACCACCGCTTCCACCCGACCCAGGAGCTGTCCCATGAGCCTGCTGCCCCTGTTTCTGGATCTCCGCGGGAAGCGGGTGCTCGTGGTGGGCGCCGGGAGCGTCGCGCAGGCTAA
- a CDS encoding ATP-binding protein codes for MTQEPSSPMHRVIKPRACWDQLVLPPEQLDLLHQVTDQVRHRQKVQETRGFAERMPRGQGIAVLFAGGPGTGRSTAAKAIAGALQRDLFRVDLSAVVSKYIGETEKNLRQLFAAAEASEAVLFFDEADALFGRRSEVKDSHDRYANLEVAYLLQEMEAYSGLAILATNHKQALDPAFLRRLRFVIDFPPPTVPVIPRLVP; via the coding sequence ATGACCCAAGAGCCTTCCAGCCCGATGCACCGAGTCATCAAGCCCAGGGCGTGCTGGGACCAGCTGGTCCTGCCCCCGGAGCAGCTGGACCTCCTGCACCAGGTCACCGATCAGGTCCGCCACCGGCAGAAGGTCCAGGAGACCCGGGGCTTCGCCGAACGGATGCCCCGCGGGCAGGGCATCGCCGTCCTGTTCGCCGGCGGGCCCGGCACGGGCCGGAGCACCGCGGCCAAGGCCATCGCGGGCGCCCTGCAGCGGGACCTCTTCCGCGTCGACCTGTCCGCCGTGGTCAGCAAGTACATCGGGGAGACGGAGAAGAACCTGCGCCAGCTGTTCGCCGCCGCCGAAGCCAGTGAAGCCGTTCTGTTCTTCGATGAGGCCGACGCCCTGTTCGGCAGGCGCAGCGAGGTCAAGGACAGCCACGACCGCTACGCCAACCTCGAGGTGGCCTACCTGCTGCAGGAGATGGAGGCCTACAGCGGCCTGGCCATCCTGGCGACCAATCACAAGCAGGCCCTCGACCCGGCCTTCCTGCGGCGCCTGCGCTTCGTCATCGACTTCCCCCCGCCGACTGTCCCCGTGATTCCGCGGCTGGTACCCTGA